Sequence from the Nocardioides exalbidus genome:
GCGACCGGCGCGAGGTCGAGGGTGATGCCGACCGCCGCGAGCTCGTGGCCGATCCAGCGCCCGACCGACTCGGTGAGCCGGAAGTCGCCGGCACCGCCGAGCGCCGCCGCGCCCAGCACCGGGCTGGGCTCGAGGGTGTGCAGTCGGCTGACGTCGCCGCCCTCCTCGTCGACGGCGATGACGGCGAGCGGGTTGGCGGCGGTGATGGCGGCGCTCAGCGCACGGATGCTGTCTGGACCTCCGGCGGTGTTGCTGCCGAAGTAGCAGATCCCACCGAGGCCCTCCTCGAGGAGGGCGCGGTAGTCGTCGGGCAGCGTGGTGCCGTGGAAGCCCGGCAGCTGCACCTGCAGGGCCAGGGCGCGGACGTCGTTGGTCATCCCGGTCATCATCCCTTCACCGCACCTGCGGTGAGGCCGCTGACCATCCGTCCCTGGACGATCAGGAAGAAGATGATGACGGGCACCGCGATGAGCGTCGAGCCGGCCATGATGCCCCCCAGTCGGTGCCGCTGTTGACGTCGGTGAAGGTCGACAGCCACAGCGGGAGCGTGCGCTTCTCCTCACGGGTCATCACGACCAGGGCGAGGGTGAACTCGTTCCAGGCCTGGATGAAGCCGAAGACGCCCGTGGCGACGAGGCCCGGTGCGAGCAGCGGGAAGGTGATCCGGAAGAACGCCTGGATGCGGGTGCAGCCGTCCATCATGGCCGCCTCCTCGAGCTCGTAGGGCACCCCGGCGACGAAGCCGCGCAGCGTCCAGATCGTGAAGGGCAGCACGCCGGCGACGTAGACGATCGTCAGGCCGACCACGGTGTTGAGCAGTTCCATCGTCTCGAGCATCTTGTACTGGGAGATGAACAGGCCCTCGACCGGGATCATCTGGATCACGAGCAGCGTGACGATGAACGACATCCGGCCCTTGAACCGGAAGCGCGAGACGGCGACCGCCGCGACGAACGCGAAGGCGAGCGACACCACGATCGTGAGGCCGGTGACCATCAGGCTCATCTTCAGCGCGTTGACGAACTGGTCGGTCTCGAAGACCGTGCGGAAGTTGTCGAGGTCGCCGCCGAACGGCACCCAGGTCGGCACCGGGTTGCGGATCTCGTTGCGGTCGAGGAACGAGCTGTTGACCATCCAGTAGACGGGGAAGGCGGCGACCACGAAGGTGATCACGCCGACGGTGTTGGCCAGCCAGCGGGCGGGACGGGACGTGGTCCGGGACATCAGGCCTGGTTCCTCTCCTGCCGGATCATGGACCGGACGTAGGGGGCGGTCAGGACGACGGTGA
This genomic interval carries:
- a CDS encoding carbohydrate ABC transporter permease is translated as MSRTTSRPARWLANTVGVITFVVAAFPVYWMVNSSFLDRNEIRNPVPTWVPFGGDLDNFRTVFETDQFVNALKMSLMVTGLTIVVSLAFAFVAAVAVSRFRFKGRMSFIVTLLVIQMIPVEGLFISQYKMLETMELLNTVVGLTIVYVAGVLPFTIWTLRGFVAGVPYELEEAAMMDGCTRIQAFFRITFPLLAPGLVATGVFGFIQAWNEFTLALVVMTREEKRTLPLWLSTFTDVNSGTDWGASWPARRSSRCPSSSSS